A window of the Cannabis sativa cultivar Pink pepper isolate KNU-18-1 chromosome X, ASM2916894v1, whole genome shotgun sequence genome harbors these coding sequences:
- the LOC115703154 gene encoding uncharacterized protein LOC115703154 isoform X2, which yields MAWRSAGSLSRSLISSARVSAQRSAPSLPRLRPPNVAAPPRRLSFSSPRHLGELGCIQSLLPIGAAATCLTSHLAVNVRAFCELSHGRSGKDG from the exons ATGGCTTGGCGCTCTGCTGGATCGCTCTCTCGTTCCCTCATCTCTAGCGCTAGGGTTTCGGCTCAACGCTCTGCTCCCTCGCTCCCTCGATTGCGTCCTCCCAACGTCGCTGCCCCTCCTCGTCGTCTCTCCTTCTCCTCTCCCAG GCACTTGGGAGAATTGGGATGCATACAGTCTCTCCTGCCGATAGGTGCGGCTGCAACCTGTTTAACTTCTCATTTGGCTGTCAACGTGCGGGCTTTTTGCGAGCTGTCTCATG GGAGGAGTGGAAAAGACGGGTGA
- the LOC115703027 gene encoding alpha-L-fucosidase 2 — MEDSGWVLVQPPPEKDMWHPSSLNDDDTKPLKLTFTEPAKHWTDAIPIGNGRLGAMVWGGVASDTLQLNDDTLWTGTPGNYTNPKAPEALAEVRKLVDNGEYVEATKEAVKLSADPSDVYQLLGDIKLEFDPSHIDYAKDTYSRELDLDTATVKIKYSVGDVEFTREHFASNPDQVVVTKISASKPGSLSFTVFLDSKMHHHSEVKGTTQILMEGSCPGRRIRPKVNDNDNPKGVQFSAVLNLQISGSNGVIRVLDDKKLVIKNSDSAVLLLLASSSFDGPFTKPVDSKKDPSSDTLKALNAIKELSYSDLLAHHLSDYQNLFHRVSLELSKSSKSISKNNDISISTADRVKSFKTDEDPSFVELLFQYGRYLLISCSRPGTQPANLQGIWNKDVEPAWDGAPHLNINLQMNYWPSLSCNLKECQEPLFDYISSLSETGSKTAKVNYEASGWVAHQVSDLWAKTSPDRGEAVWALWPMGGAWLCTHLWEHFTYTMDKDFLKNKAYPLLEGCTSFLLDWLIEGPGGYLETNPSTSPEHMFMSPEGKQASVSYSATMDIAIIKEVFSAFISASEILGSQDALLTKVQEAQSKLPPTKIARDGSIMEWAQDFEDPDPHHRHVSHLFGLFPGHTITVDKTPELCKAADYTLFKRGEEGPGWSTTWKASLWARLHNSEHAYRMIKHLIDLVDPDHEADYEGGLYSNLFTAHPPFQIDANFGFSAAIAEMLVQSTTKDLFLLPALPRDKWANGCVKGLKARGGVTVNICWKEGDLHEVGIWSKDQNSIQRLHYRGSTVMTNISAGRVFTFNRQLKCVKTYCVSIGN; from the exons ATGGAGGATAGTGGATGGGTTCTGGTTCAGCCACCGCCGGAGAAGGACATGTGGCACCCGAGTTCGCTCAACGACGATGATACCAAGCCTTTAAAGCTTACTTTTACTGAGCCTGCCAAACACTGGACCGATGCGATTCCAATCGGAAATGGTCGCCTTGGTGCCATGGTTTGGGGTGGTGTTGCCTCTGACACTCTCCAGCTCAACG ATGACACGTTATGGACTGGAACTCCGGGAAATTATACGAACCCCAAAGCTCCCGAAGCACTAGCAGAGGTTAGAAAGCTTGTTGACAATGGAGAATATGTTGAAGCTACAAAAGAAGCAGTCAAGCTGTCAGCAGATCCTTCTGAT GTTTATCAACTACTAGGAGACATTAAGCTAGAATTTGATCCCTCTCATATTGATTACGCCAAGGACACATACAGTAGAGAGCTGGACTTAGACACTGCaacagtaaaaataaaatattctgtCGGTGATGTAGAATTTACTCGGGAACATTTTGCTTCAAATCCTGATCAAGTGGTCGTAACAAAGATTTCAGCCAGTAAACCGGGGTCTCTTTCATTTACAGTATTTTTAGACAGCAAGATGCATCACCATTCTGAAGTGAAAGGGACAACTCAAATTCTAATGGAAGGGAGCTGTCCTGGTAGAAGGATCCGACCAAAGGTGAATGACAATGACAATCCAAAGGGAGTTCAGTTTTCTGCAGTTCTTAATTTGCAGATTAGTGGCAGCAATGGGGTCATTCGTGTTTTGGATGATAAGAAGTTAGTGATTAAGAATTCAGATTCTGCTGTCTTGCTTCTGTTGGCCTCGTCTTCATTTGATGGGCCATTTACAAAGCCTGTTGATTCTAAGAAAGATCCATCTTCTGACACTCTGAAAGCTTTAAATGCAATAAAAGAGTTGTCATATTCTGACCTCTTAGCTCATCATTTGAGTGACTATCAGAATTTGTTCCATCGTGTCTCGTTGGAGCTTTCAAAAAGTTCCAAGAGCATCTCAAAAAACAATGACATATCTATCTCAACTGCAGACAGGGTTAAATCTTTCAAAACTGATGAAGATCCTTCCTTTGTGGAGCTATTGTTCCAGTATGGTCGTTATCTGCTTATATCTTGTTCACGACCAGGAACTCAGCCGGCGAACCTGCAGGGTATTTGGAACAAGGACGTGGAGCCTGCATGGGA TGGTGCTCCTCATCTGAATATCAACCTTCAAATGAACTATTGGCCTTCCCTTTCTTGCAACCTAAAAGAATGCCAGGAGCCattatttgattacatatcatcTTTATCAGAAACTGGGAGTAAAACTGCCAAA GTGAACTATGAGGCCAGTGGCTGGGTTGCTCATCAAGTTTCTGACTTATGGGCAAAAACATCACCAGATCGGGGTGAAGCTGTGTGGGCTTTATGGCCAATGGGAGGAGCTTGGCTCTGCACCCATCTATGGGAACATTTTACTTACACAATGGACAAA gattttctgaaaaataaggCATATCCTTTGTTGGAAGGATGTACTTCATTTCTGTTGGATTGGTTGATTGAAGGCCCTGGAGGATATCTAGAAACAAACCCATCAACTTCTCCAGAGCATATGTTTATGTCTCCAGAGGGCAAGCAAGCCAGCGTGAGCTACTCAGCAACCATGGACATTGCTATTATTAAAGAAGTTTTCTCTGCATTTATCTCTGCTTCTGAG ATTTTGGGTAGTCAGGATGCTCTTCTTACAAAAGTCCAAGAGGCTCAATCCAAGCTTCCACCTACAAAAATTGCTAGAGATGGTTCCATTATGGAATGG GCACAAGATTTTGAGGATCCAGACCCGCATCATCGACATGTATCGCATCTTTTTGGCCTGTTTCCAGGGCACACAATAACTGTTGACAAAACTCCAGAGCTCTGTAAAGCTGCAGACTATACTCTCTTTAAAAGAG gagAGGAAGGTCCTGGATGGTCAACAACATGGAAAGCTTCATTGTGGGCTCGTCTTCACAACAGCGAGCACGCCTATCGTATGATCAAACATCTAATTGATTTGGTGGATCCAGATCACGAAGCTGATTACGAGGGAGGACTCTATAGCAACTTGTTCACGGCACACCCTCCTTTCCAAATAGATGCCAACTTTGG ATTTTCAGCAGCAATTGCAGAAATGCTTGTTCAAAGTACTACAAAGGACCTTTTCTTACTTCCAGCTCTGCCTCGTGATAAGTGGGCAAATGGCTGTGTAAAAGGTCTCAAGGCACGCGGTGGGGTGACGGTTAACATCTGCTGGAAAGAAGGTGATCTTCATGAAGTTGGTATTTGGTCAAAGGACCAAAATTCTATCCAAAGATTACACTATAGAGGGAGTACAGTCATGACCAATATATCAGCTGGCAGGGTCTTCACTTTCAATAGGCAACTAAAATGTGTCAAAACTTACTGTGTTTCAATAGGCAACTAA
- the LOC115703154 gene encoding uncharacterized protein LOC115703154 isoform X1, which produces MAWRSAGSLSRSLISSARVSAQRSAPSLPRLRPPNVAAPPRRLSFSSPRHLGELGCIQSLLPIGAAATCLTSHLAVNVRAFCELSHGTFRRSCQDR; this is translated from the exons ATGGCTTGGCGCTCTGCTGGATCGCTCTCTCGTTCCCTCATCTCTAGCGCTAGGGTTTCGGCTCAACGCTCTGCTCCCTCGCTCCCTCGATTGCGTCCTCCCAACGTCGCTGCCCCTCCTCGTCGTCTCTCCTTCTCCTCTCCCAG GCACTTGGGAGAATTGGGATGCATACAGTCTCTCCTGCCGATAGGTGCGGCTGCAACCTGTTTAACTTCTCATTTGGCTGTCAACGTGCGGGCTTTTTGCGAGCTGTCTCATGGTACCTTCCGTCGTTCTTGTCAAGATCGCTAA
- the LOC115703154 gene encoding uncharacterized protein LOC115703154 isoform X4 has protein sequence MLQIEFCRNIQPQSHLVKPSQKPSAKASPYPFLSRNCNSHQPSPKMAWRSAGSLSRSLISSARVSAQRSAPSLPRLRPPNVAAPPRRLSFSSPRHLGELGCIQSLLPIGAAATCLTSHLAVNVRAFCELSHGT, from the exons ATGTTGCAGATCGAGTTTTGTAGAAATATACAGCCACAGTCACACCTCGTTAAACCCTCGCAAAAGCCCTCGGCCAAAGCCTCCCCTTACCCCTTCCTCTCTCGCAACTGCAACAGCCATCAACCATCTCCCAAAATGGCTTGGCGCTCTGCTGGATCGCTCTCTCGTTCCCTCATCTCTAGCGCTAGGGTTTCGGCTCAACGCTCTGCTCCCTCGCTCCCTCGATTGCGTCCTCCCAACGTCGCTGCCCCTCCTCGTCGTCTCTCCTTCTCCTCTCCCAG GCACTTGGGAGAATTGGGATGCATACAGTCTCTCCTGCCGATAGGTGCGGCTGCAACCTGTTTAACTTCTCATTTGGCTGTCAACGTGCGGGCTTTTTGCGAGCTGTCTCATG GTACTTGA
- the LOC115703154 gene encoding uncharacterized protein LOC115703154 isoform X3: protein MAWRSAGSLSRSLISSARVSAQRSAPSLPRLRPPNVAAPPRRLSFSSPRHLGELGCIQSLLPIGAAATCLTSHLAVNVRAFCELSHGT from the exons ATGGCTTGGCGCTCTGCTGGATCGCTCTCTCGTTCCCTCATCTCTAGCGCTAGGGTTTCGGCTCAACGCTCTGCTCCCTCGCTCCCTCGATTGCGTCCTCCCAACGTCGCTGCCCCTCCTCGTCGTCTCTCCTTCTCCTCTCCCAG GCACTTGGGAGAATTGGGATGCATACAGTCTCTCCTGCCGATAGGTGCGGCTGCAACCTGTTTAACTTCTCATTTGGCTGTCAACGTGCGGGCTTTTTGCGAGCTGTCTCATGGTAC TTGA